In one Aromatoleum aromaticum EbN1 genomic region, the following are encoded:
- the metK gene encoding methionine adenosyltransferase — MSKEYLFTSESVSEGHPDKVADQVSDGVLDAILATDPQARVACETLVSTGLVVISGEITTTAHPNYREIAQEVIRRIGYDNSDIGFDYKSCAVLAAINRQSADIAQGVNEGEGLDLDQGAGDQGLMFGYACNETPSLIPLPIYYAHRIMQRQSELRKDGRLNWLRPDAKSQLTVRYVDGKPVAIDTVVVSTQHSPEVSHAQITELVIEEIIKPVLPSALMQGEVRYLINPTGRFVIGGPHGDCGLTGRKIIVDTYGGAAHHGGGAFSGKDPSKVDRSAAYAGRWVAKNIVAAGLADRCEVQVAYAIGVARPVSMMIETFGTGRITDEKIVELVQRHFDLRPKAIIQELNLLRPIYGKTAAYGHFGRDEPEFTWEATDKAAALRADAGL; from the coding sequence ATGAGCAAGGAATACCTCTTCACCTCGGAATCGGTGTCCGAAGGCCATCCCGACAAGGTTGCCGACCAGGTTTCCGATGGCGTCCTCGACGCGATCCTCGCCACCGACCCCCAGGCGCGGGTCGCATGTGAAACCCTGGTATCGACGGGCCTCGTGGTCATCTCCGGCGAGATCACGACCACCGCCCACCCGAACTACCGCGAGATCGCGCAGGAAGTGATCCGCCGCATCGGCTACGACAACTCCGACATCGGCTTCGACTACAAGAGTTGCGCGGTGCTGGCCGCGATCAACCGCCAGTCCGCGGACATCGCCCAAGGCGTCAATGAAGGCGAAGGCCTCGACCTCGACCAGGGCGCGGGCGACCAGGGACTGATGTTCGGCTACGCCTGTAACGAGACGCCGTCGCTGATACCGCTGCCGATCTATTATGCGCACCGCATCATGCAGCGCCAGTCCGAACTGAGGAAGGACGGTCGGCTGAACTGGCTGCGCCCGGACGCGAAGAGCCAGCTGACGGTCCGATACGTCGACGGCAAGCCGGTCGCGATCGACACCGTGGTCGTGTCGACGCAGCACAGCCCGGAAGTCTCACACGCGCAGATCACCGAGCTCGTCATCGAGGAGATCATCAAGCCGGTGCTGCCTTCGGCGCTGATGCAGGGCGAAGTGCGCTACCTGATCAACCCGACCGGACGCTTCGTCATCGGCGGCCCGCACGGCGACTGCGGCCTGACCGGGCGCAAGATCATCGTCGACACCTACGGCGGCGCGGCGCACCACGGCGGCGGCGCGTTCTCCGGCAAGGACCCGTCGAAAGTCGACCGCTCCGCCGCGTATGCCGGGCGCTGGGTGGCGAAGAACATCGTCGCAGCAGGGCTCGCCGATCGCTGCGAAGTGCAGGTCGCCTATGCGATCGGCGTCGCCCGGCCAGTGTCGATGATGATCGAGACCTTCGGCACCGGCAGGATCACCGACGAGAAGATCGTCGAGCTCGTGCAGCGCCACTTCGACCTGCGTCCGAAGGCGATCATCCAGGAGCTCAACCTGCTGCGCCCGATCTACGGCAAGACTGCCGCGTACGGCCACTTCGGCCGCGACGAGCCAGAATTCACGTGGGAAGCAACCGACAAGGCGGCAGCGCTGCGGGCCGACGCAGGCCTTTAG
- a CDS encoding lysophospholipid acyltransferase family protein produces MTFLVNLSFRILAGLPLSWLHRLGGWAGWAIWRCSPSYRRRLEDNLAQATGRRDATLRDAAVAEAGRQALELPFVWLRPQDEVLGRIVRVEGQELIAWAQAEGASVLLLTAHLGCFEMCAQYCSTHGPITVLFRPPRKTALRPLMEAGRARGAIRVAPADVSGVRRLVKALRSGEMVGMLPDQAPAEGEGVWAPFFGRPAWTMTLAARLSEVKGVKVVMVWTERLPHGAGYVLRLSEPVEPIAGSLEERCAAINREIERLVLACPAQYLWGYNRYKRPSGVPLPPGDAQC; encoded by the coding sequence GTGACCTTCCTCGTCAATCTGTCATTCCGCATTCTTGCCGGCCTGCCGCTGTCATGGCTGCATCGGCTCGGCGGCTGGGCCGGCTGGGCCATCTGGCGCTGTTCACCGTCATACCGTCGTCGCCTGGAGGACAATCTCGCCCAGGCGACCGGGCGCCGCGATGCCACGCTACGCGACGCGGCGGTCGCCGAAGCGGGGCGGCAGGCGCTCGAACTGCCTTTCGTATGGCTGCGTCCGCAGGACGAGGTGTTGGGGCGCATCGTGCGGGTCGAAGGGCAGGAGCTGATCGCCTGGGCGCAGGCCGAGGGCGCCAGCGTGCTGCTGCTGACTGCGCACCTCGGCTGCTTCGAGATGTGCGCGCAGTATTGTTCGACGCACGGACCGATCACGGTGCTGTTCCGCCCGCCGCGCAAGACGGCGCTGCGCCCGCTGATGGAAGCCGGGCGTGCGCGCGGCGCGATCCGTGTTGCCCCGGCGGATGTGTCCGGTGTGCGCCGTCTGGTCAAGGCGCTGCGCAGCGGCGAGATGGTCGGCATGCTGCCGGATCAGGCGCCAGCCGAAGGCGAAGGCGTGTGGGCGCCGTTCTTCGGCCGGCCGGCGTGGACGATGACGCTCGCGGCGCGCCTGTCCGAAGTGAAAGGCGTCAAGGTGGTGATGGTGTGGACCGAGCGGCTGCCGCACGGGGCAGGCTATGTGTTGCGGCTTTCCGAACCCGTGGAACCGATCGCGGGCTCGCTCGAAGAGCGCTGCGCGGCGATCAATCGCGAGATCGAACGTCTCGTGCTTGCATGCCCGGCGCAGTACCTGTGGGGCTACAACCGCTACAAGCGTCCTTCGGGCGTGCCGCTTCCGCCGGGTGACGCGCAATGCTGA
- a CDS encoding lysophospholipid acyltransferase family protein: MLSNALSRIASHAAVAGFWLLHWLPLPVLAFLGQAVGEVLYRLARSRRHIVAVNLGLCFPELDDAARRRLARAHFRAVGRSLLERGLLWWGSQRRLMNLIRLDGAERVRALLDEGRPVILLAPHFVGLDTGGSRVAMDFDSVSIYAQQNNPVFDRWLFHGRSRFGDQRLLSRQDGVRGTVKAMKAGRPFYYLPDMDYGRKDAVFVPFFGVPAATITGLSRLARLAGAAVVPCVTRMLPGGRGYVVEFGEPWQDFPTTDAEADTAAMNRWIESVVRTMPEQYYWVHRRFKTRPPGEARPY, translated from the coding sequence ATGCTGAGCAATGCACTGAGCCGCATTGCGAGTCATGCCGCAGTCGCCGGGTTCTGGCTGCTGCACTGGCTGCCGCTGCCGGTGCTGGCATTCCTCGGCCAGGCGGTCGGCGAGGTGCTGTACCGGCTGGCGCGCTCGCGGCGGCATATCGTCGCGGTCAACCTCGGGTTGTGCTTTCCGGAACTCGACGACGCGGCAAGGCGCCGGCTCGCGCGCGCGCATTTTCGCGCGGTCGGGCGCAGCCTGCTCGAGCGCGGCCTGCTGTGGTGGGGGAGCCAGCGGCGGCTGATGAACCTCATCCGGCTCGACGGCGCCGAGCGGGTCAGGGCGCTGCTCGACGAGGGACGACCGGTGATCCTGCTCGCGCCGCACTTCGTCGGCCTCGACACCGGCGGCTCGCGCGTCGCGATGGATTTCGATTCCGTCAGCATCTATGCGCAGCAGAACAACCCGGTGTTCGACCGCTGGCTGTTCCACGGCCGCAGCCGCTTCGGCGACCAGCGCCTGCTGTCGCGCCAGGACGGCGTGCGCGGCACGGTCAAGGCGATGAAGGCCGGGCGCCCTTTCTACTATCTGCCCGACATGGACTATGGCCGCAAGGACGCGGTGTTCGTGCCGTTCTTCGGCGTGCCGGCGGCGACGATCACCGGGCTGTCGCGGCTTGCGCGGCTCGCCGGTGCGGCGGTGGTGCCGTGCGTGACGCGGATGCTGCCCGGCGGGCGCGGCTATGTCGTCGAGTTCGGCGAGCCGTGGCAGGATTTTCCGACGACGGACGCCGAAGCGGATACCGCAGCGATGAACCGCTGGATCGAATCCGTGGTGCGGACGATGCCCGAGCAGTATTACTGGGTGCACCGGCGCTTCAAGACACGCCCGCCGGGCGAGGCGCGACCGTACTGA